The nucleotide window AAACAGCCAAGTGTTCAGCGTGTGGACCTGCCACAAGGTGCAGCTGAGTACAATTGGAAGAATGAAAAGGCTAATGGAAACCATGAGAACAGGCAAGTGTCTTCTGAGGGAGGAAACATGGGAGGCACTAAGTGACATTAGCACAGGGTCCGTCATTCCATGAATGAAATGCAAGATTGCAGTCAACAGAAGGCACATGTTGCGACTGAGGCGAACTAGTCTTTCTTCAGGTTCCAGTCCACTCAAACCTGTCTGCAGAgccaaaatgaaaaataaaactggGGCCACAAACCCCAAGCGTTTATCTTCCTCCTCGGTAGACCCAATGAAGGCTAAGATTCCAAGTCCCAAGTAGTGTGCTAATGATGAGATGACTGCACTCATGCCCAGGACAGTCAATGTTGAGTCGCACCCACTTATTATGAGACTGCAGAGTACTTCCCAGCTGTCACTCCAGGAAATAAAGTAGCTTTTTTTCTCCGAATCACCTTGCGTTGCTTTAACAACATAAACTAAAATAATGGCTTGTGCCATTAGCCGAGTCAACCAAAAAACCCTCAATACATCAGGAAAACGAATCCTCTTCCATGTGTCCTCCACAATAACTTGTAATCCATATATACGATACATGTGCCGTGCCAGCAAATAAACATATCTTATTGCATAATAAAACCATTTTAAATTCAGAATTACATAAAATACAGTCTGTGCTGTTATATACATGCCTGAGAAGGCAACTAACGGATCCTGAATATCTTCTGGAAACTCCAAGGCCAGGCCTACTataggcagtaagaagtttaccatggtcaatgcaGAAAACACTGATGGAATGCTCAGTAATGTTGCATACCCAATGCCAATTGTGAGCTGAACTGCAGTAAGGGCTAACCACAATGTTGGGCCATTGCGTGCTAGCAGTTGCATCCCAAACAATGGAGAGTAGTTTGCATTGTGGAAATCTATGTGGAGCGTGATGTAGTAGTTTACATGGACAGAAGTTGCAGCAAGTAGAACAACACATCCAAACACGTATAGCCTGAAGAGTGCTCTTTGGGATAAGACAAGGATAACACATGACAGTAAGAGACCTGAAAAAGATTGGaaaaaaatattaaatttaaTTTCATAATATTACTTATAATTCTATAAACCTTTACACTTGAAATTACTCCTACAAGAATTAACACCAcaaactggccattcagcccaacaagcctatGATGGTGTCCATGCTTCCACATTTTAAATGattccttctattccctccccccccccccccaaatgattCCTTCTATTCCCCACTCCTTCACATGCTGATCTAGCTTTCCCTTTAATGTATCTATAACAATCATTTCAGCTACTTCTCGTGGTAACACGTTCCACATTCGAAGCGCATTCTAGGTAAATAAGTTTCTTCTGATTGTTCCATTGAATTTATCAGTGATTGCTATTTTTATGACCTAGTTCTGGCCTTGCCTGCAAGCAGAAACATTTCTAAAATGGCAACTTAGAAAGCTAAGGAGAAAATGGGGAGGTATGAGACCAAGCACAGCTTTTGAAAAGTCAGCACAGGCACAACCGCTGGACGACTGACCACCTCCTGTCTTGTAAGTTACGATTATAAGTCCTCTTTCCAAACAAGGAATGTAAGAGACGTGCTACGCCCTACTAAAACAGTGATAAATAGTCTGGGAGAAGTATATCCCACTAAGAACAAACTAGCCAATAATGACACAGCACGGATAAAGGCAAAATGGAAACTAATGAAAGAGGCCACACACTAAATACATTGACGAAGTAGTTGGAAATGAATACAAGAAAAGtaaagaaaaaatagaaaggcagagaAACTACAAAATTAAGTTAAAGGAATATAAAGTATCTACAGACAAAATAAAAATTAGGGTAAGAATATGGCCACAGAAAATCACAGAAATATTAATTACTTTAgagatcatagaggtttacatcgtggaaacaggcccttcggcccaacttgtccatgccacccagtttttaaccactaaactagtcccacaattgcccacatttggcccatatccctctataatacgcatcttatccatgtaactgctcaaatgctttttaaaagacaaattgtacctgcctccattactgcctctggcagcttgttccagacactcaccaccctctgaaaaaatagcccctctggacccttttgtatctctctcctctcactttaaacctatgccctctagttttagactcccctacctttgggaaaagatgttgactatctaccttatctatgcccttcattattttatagatctctataagatcacccctaagcctcctacgctccagggaaaaaagtcccagtctatccagcctctcctcataactcaagccatcaagtcccggtaacatcctagtaaatcttttctgcactctttctagttaaataatattctataatagggcgaccaaaAATGTagaatgttccaaatgtggccttaccaatgtcttgtacaacttcaacaagacgtcccaactcctggattcaatgttctgaccaatgaaaccaaacatgccgaatgccttcttcagcacccTGTCCACTTTTCTTCAGTATTTAGCAGGGAGGCTAACTTGGTGGACATGACGTTAAAATAGTGCAATAAAGATGGAGAGATTTAAGatagaaaatgggagaaatttgATAAAACGCTTCAAGAGAATAAAAGCCCTGGGCTGGATGGATTACATCCATGTATATCAAAATAAACTGGGGAAAGAGCAGAAACACTTAGATTTTCATAAAAATTAATTAGAAAAGGTGCGAGAGGACTCGGGACAGCTATAATACCTATATAAAATGGGAGATGGAACAAGTTCAGGGAATTATATACCAATTAACTTATCAGTGAAAATGTAATACAAAACCAAGAAACTAAAAAAGACAATAATTACCATAACTTCTAAAAGTGAGGGTGCTCAACCAACCTGATTTACTTTTTCAAAGAATTCACAAAGGGCAGATCGGGGCAATGTAGTAGATTACTTGCAATTAGATAAGGGTATAcgaggcacagaaagaggcctttgttCCACTCTAGAGAAGTGAGGTATCTCACCTAAATCTATCATAACCATCTATTCCCATCTTcctcaaatgttttttttttaaattccccttaaatgcatctatattaTTCCCTTCACCCATTCCCATGTGGTAGATATTTAAATTTGCAAAAGGGTGGATTTTACAACCTTGCCcgaccaaaaacagaaaaatcccatccgaggtcaacagaccttcccgtgGTCCACccctgcctgctccaattcccgtggcaggcggagcgATAGAATTCCGGCAAAGGTATCACATAGTAGACTCATGATTAGGTTAGAACATGTGGAATTCGGAGACGAGTAGCAAAATGGAACACAGAATAGGGTTTAATTTCCCGTGAATGAGTGCAATCCAGCAATAAAATAAATAAGACCCAGAACAGAGCATCCACTAGTGAAAAGGAGTGCGAACtcaacattttaaattaattagTTGGCATGAAAGCAGAGCAGATCAGTTAGTGATTTAATGTTCTTGGTCTTGCTTTTTAATTGGCTTTAATTGACTGGTGGGAAAGTGATTAATGATGAACAAGGATGCCTATGCATCCAAGATCTGTGCACATTTAGTGATCCAATCACGCCACAGAACAGGCACAATTGGTGGAAACTCACCATTGCCAGCTGAGAGGCATAGCCAATTTTAAGGATGGGAAACTGCGTTGGAGGAAGGAATTGTTGAGCCAGCACAAAAGTTCACGAATACTCCGGTGTGAAGTGGTTATGGACATAACCCGCTTGTGCTTAAAATAATGCAATCTTTTGTGTTACTCACTTAAATCCATCCAGATTAAGCTGGTGGTAATCATGCAGTAACTCCAGGCCTTATTACATTCAACTGTTGAATAATTTGAATTCTCAAGCCAAAATGATCCTGGCCAAGATAATCTGATTTGTATTCCAACAGGTTAAAGCACTTAACTTTCCTGGGTCACAATGCTTTCTAGAAAAGGTGAATGAAAATCAGCAAAGAGTTTGCTGTCAACTATGTTGCCAGGAAACAGATGAATGGTTGTAAAAACTGCCTCACAATCAACTCCGAAAGGGTTTtcataagatgccacatcaaaggatACCACACAAAAGCACATGGCAAAGGGGGTGACATATTAAAATAGATAGATGATTgattggctaacaggaagcagagtttagaagaatgacaggtCAATGTATTGCAATAAGATCCAGAGGAGGtttgatcagatcagccatattcttatcaaatggcagagcaggcttgagggattaAATAGCTTGCTACTCCTAATTTGCTGAAATTCGATCTCATTGAGAGCTTGAAGGTACTTTTTAAATACAGATTAAACATTTTAGAAACACAAGATGCTGGGTTTCTACAAAAGGTTTCTACAAAAGGTGCTCGGGGGAAAAATAGGGCATGCAACAAATTACCACCATGGGTTGCACTCGTATTACAGTGAAAAAGAAAACGGTGCTAAGATGCAAAAAAACCCTAGTGTATTTTTGTGTACTGTTACTTTACCCAGAGTGATTGGAAATGCGTGGACTGATGCTTTTTAGAGGAATGGCTGCACTTTGACTAAATCATCATCATTGTAAGCAAACAATTGTGGAGCTCAGTTGAAGCTCATGTGTAAAACCAGAATCCGCTAGCAATTGCTTTAGGCAGTGTAAATTCATCTCATCAGATGAAGCAACTGACAGAATCAAGGATCACATAAGGAACAACAACCAAATCTAAAGCAGTGAAGTTGAGCACaagaattttgttttaaatcacaACTGCGAGGTGTGAATCCATTCTCAGTTACTTTGGAAGTTCTGACTTCTAAATTGCTGACAAACAGGCAAATTATTGATACTGTGGAGAAGAACGCTGCTGCATTTGGGAATAAGCTATGTTTATTTGTACCACAGCACTGGGGAGAGCATTTTCTGCAGATGTGCAGTTGTAGTCTCTGTCAGTCACATCCATTAAAACGAACAGGTTGGCTTGACAAAGACAAACAATAAATCTCAGGTTTCCCATTTTTAGCTCTATGCATTCCTTAATCAATTGCAATTTCTTGTATCCAGTCTACTACCCATCATTTATCAACTGTTCCCTCTATAAAACATGCTTCTGATGATTCAGCAAATAGTGAAGATTTATAATCAGGATATTTCAGTAACTGAGATTCCCAACTTCAACTTCCAATTTGGAGACTGGATTGCAATATTCAAGATAAAAATAAAGTATTTTGAATAAAATATTTAAGGAAAACTTCTTTACCTAATGTAAGACTCAAAACAATGACCATGGGATTAAGAGTCCCATTATCTACCAAGTGAACTACCCGGATTGTGTAGGAATTTCCAACATTAGGGAAGCAGTGGTGTAgtagtattgttgctggactagtaattgagagacccaggtaatgctctggggacccaaattcgaatcccaccacagcagatggtgaaattcaattaaaattctggaattgaaaatttaatgatgaccatgaaaccattgtcataaaagcccttctggttcactaacaccTTATATGAAAGGAAATCTatggtccttacctggtctagcctatatgtgactccagatccacaggattgtggttgactcttaaatgccctgagagatgggcaataaatgctagcccagccagcggcacacatcccatgaatgaataaaagaaatacaCTGACTCTATCTTAACAAGGTAGCACTCACAaaatctcactgagattgagatcCCAtcagagattgggaagtgttgcTGGCAAATTATGTTTTTCTTTAATCTCTTATTTGGTACAGTGAAATTGAGAAATTGCTGCCCATCAAGCATATTCCAAACACCTGCTGCTGTTCTGGAAAGGTGTCAGGATTTACAATGATGGAAATAAGGAAGAGGCCCAACCAAGTGGATTCATCAAGTAAATTAATTCAGAGGAATCTGTCCCAACACTGCCAAGACAGTACTGACAATAATGGTGGCCATAAGCCAGATATCCAATGAAGTTTTAGACTGTGCTAAATATCTTGCGGAATAATGCGCTGTTGACAGAAGCACATCACAGTCTCATTGTTTACAAAATGACTGACATTGCACTGTGCTCTAGCCTTGCAAGTATTTCCATACTTTTCATGATGCTACATGGCATCCTATAGTGTTTTGTTTATAttatttcataggatgtgggtatcattggcaaaaccagcattttttgcccaaacttaattgcccttgaactgagtagcttgctaggccattgttGACAAGCATTACCTCTTTCAAcccctccacactgtccaatATCCAATACCGAAtaaacagaaatttcctccaacgaAATTCTGGGCAGTCATGATATTAAGGTACCCATTCATTTTCATATCCCTCCATGGACTTACTCCTCACCGTGTCTTGTCTTCCTCCAACTCTATATATTTCCCaggtctctgtgctcctccaatcctGGCCTTTTGAGCACAGATTTTAATCACCCCACCATTAGGAACCATGGATTCAGCTGTCTAAAATAAAACTCTTGAATTCTCTCTGTAAAGACCTTTGCTTCTTTCCAAGATGCTTCTTAATAACTACTTATTTGACCATAGTTTTAGTCAACTGTCCTAATACCTCCTTATATAGCTCAATGTTAAATGTTGTTTAACTTACAATTACCCAGGAACATTTATGTTAAATGTCCATATAAATGCATGTAGTTGTAAAaagaaattatttttaaagttaacAGTTGACACGCTTTCAAAATCTAAATCAAATATCAAACACCAAATGTATTTTCTCTCTTTTGGCTCAAggtttcagctctgacgaagggccacCCAGACTCTAAACatgagctctattctctctccgcagatgctgtcaaatctgctgagattttcaagcattttctgttttttgtcttAAAATTGGCCTGGTAAGATGCCAAGGCACAAGAGGGAGCACGATCTAGTTATGTCAACACAATTATCAGATGGTGAAGAAGGGGATTCCTAACCAGCTAATAAGATTCATAGGgagaatgcagtctttcagaggacAGAAGATCAGTAacgagttaaatgattcttaagaCAAGCTAACATGAACAGTTTacacatgtgaatgcagtaagagaatcaaaacaagtagttatgatttcaaaacatatactgatattttaaaatgcattttaaatgcattgttcactttagccaagcaAAGTTACCAAAATGCATGGTGGCAAATGTCAATAGTTTAAAGCCAGAGGTCTGCGAACTTTCTAGTCAGCAGTAGTCATATCGGGAGGATTCCTATGAGGGAACATGCTTTGCAACATTAATAAATAGGTGCATTCACTGtccagacacaaggatagatatgcccCTGGATGTAGGAACACATGTccattcaacttggcagtgagctggTGGGAATGTCCGCTTTGACCTTACCTGGTAACGGCGGACGCTACCGTAACAGGGAAATAGTTAGAGCCAAGAAGGGAGGTAAAGTCCAGATTTGTTGGATGAATAAGATATTACCATGCTATTAAGTGTCATCTGGTTAGCTAAGGTACTGAACAGAGATTTACATTAACGTATAACTGCTGAATGAAATTGAtattaagctaatgaaaggcagaaTTATCGATTAGAAAAAATTATGATCTGTGTTTGACTATGTGAAAGATCTGACGTACTGTGGTTCTATCGCTCTATTCCCAGAGCTACTTAACCTTTTGAGAATCTCCGGTCGGCTGTATGTTTGTTTGTTCTATGTTTCATTTGTAAAATAAATTTGTTATGTCTTTGCAGagagatatttgccttgcgaGTTTTGAATTATCTAAGTTAAGACACAATTggtcacctgcaaatttccccacaacagatGGGTTAAATCTTTGAAATACAGCTACAAGCATTTATATAGCAGTCTGGAAGAAATTGGAAGTGCAATCGAAGAATGgggtggggaaaaagcaggaagaCAAGAAAAGAATATAAAGAGTTAAGTGATTCAACCAGCAAACTTAGTCATCCCAAATATTATAAAAGCTTCACTAAAAGATACTACATTATTTAGATCAGAGTGTGTATTTGCAGTGAAATGCAATGCAATAGTAATATAGTTTCACATTCAATTCCTTAGTAACTACTTTCTAATAGGTTTTTAAACTGGTTTTCAGCTAAAGCTCAAGGCATGGAAGATTACGCAGTATAGCTTTTGCAGTACTGGGAAAATTCAATTAACTACTTTTAGCTGTGTTTTGCTTATAATTCTGAAAACAACACACACATTACCTTCAATATTAAAATGTCTCAAGGTGCTTGAGATGTTAGGAAACAAAGGAATGGAAACTAAGACAGGACGGGCCAGTTAGAAAGGAGGTCTGACAATTTGGTCAAAGAATAGCAAAACATAGGGGAAATCAGATATAACAGTCAGATTCAACCcaatcaaccctgcaaagtccaccCTCACTAATATATGGGAATTTGTGGGGAAGAGGGAAGTACATAAATGTTGACCCACGTAAATGTCTTGTGATTGGTGCACTAAGATGTGAATATTTGGTGTTACTCTGCAGGACAAGTGTTTTTGCGAGTTCAATGGAGAATGTCAGGGGTTTTGTATAAGGAATTCACTTTTTAGCCAGAATAGACAAACCAATGAAAATTTTGCATGTGACAATGGTGTTGGGCAAGAATCGAACTTTCAGGCAGGACGTGTAATTTGAGACTAGCTGCCTCCAGTCCAATGtttacttatctgcccatttgaccattccgtctatatcgtcttgtagcccaagacgctCCACCCTATATCAATGGcgaataatggggggggggggggggggggggggggggggggggggggagaggaggaggagagagagagaggagagggggggaagagagagagagagagagagagagagagagagagagagagagagagagagagagagagagagagagagagaaaagacggacagatccctgcggtacaccactggacactgacttccagtcacaaaagcagccttctgtcatcactctgTCACCTAAAactagccaattttgaatccactttatcaaattaccctgtatcccatgtgtatttactttctttacaagtctcccatgtgggaccttgtcaaaggctttgctgaaatccatattaaCTATAttgactgcactaccttcatctacacacagacacaaaatcaagttacagaatactcattagaatgcaaatccctacagccaaccagatcttaaagatacagacaatgtggggtggagggagcattaagcacaggttaaagagatgtgtatggtctccagacaggatagcctgcaagtccaggagtcaagctgtgggtgttactgataatgtgacataaatccaacatcccagtttaggccgtcctcatgtgtgcggaacttggctatcagtttctgctcagcgactctgcgctgagacgctacgacaacggatgaatgaacaccgcttgacaatcaccaggcaagacggtTCTCTtcgtgtgggggagcacttcagcagtcacgggcattcagcctctgatcttcaggtaagcgttctccaaggcggccttcatgacacacgacagcgcagagtcgctgagcagaaactgatagccaagttccgcacacatcctaaaccgggatgttggatttatgtcacattatcagtaacccccacagcttgcctcctggacttgcgggctatcctgtctggagacaatacacatctctttaacctgtgcttaatgctccctccacccacattgtctgtatctttaagaactggttggctgtagggattcgcattctaatcagtattctgaaacttgattgggtgtctgtgccctgttgagagcacatttccattccatctgacgaaggagcagcgctccgaa belongs to Mustelus asterias chromosome 7, sMusAst1.hap1.1, whole genome shotgun sequence and includes:
- the rnf139 gene encoding E3 ubiquitin-protein ligase RNF139, which gives rise to MSSQWLSMGSHLRGVMDVALRVPCIFFIDGIWQSYISIESVPAVACQILNRLLGLLLSCVILVLSQRALFRLYVFGCVVLLAATSVHVNYYITLHIDFHNANYSPLFGMQLLARNGPTLWLALTAVQLTIGIGYATLLSIPSVFSALTMVNFLLPIVGLALEFPEDIQDPLVAFSGMYITAQTVFYVILNLKWFYYAIRYVYLLARHMYRIYGLQVIVEDTWKRIRFPDVLRVFWLTRLMAQAIILVYVVKATQGDSEKKSYFISWSDSWEVLCSLIISGCDSTLTVLGMSAVISSLAHYLGLGILAFIGSTEEEDKRLGFVAPVLFFILALQTGLSGLEPEERLVRLSRNMCLLLTAILHFIHGMTDPVLMSLSASHVSSLRRHLPVLMVSISLFILPIVLSCTLWQVHTLNTWLFAVTAFCVELCLKVIVSLTVYTLFIIDGYYNVLWEKLDDYIYYVRSTGNVIEFIFGVIMFGNGAYTMVFESGSKIRACMMCLHAYFNIYLQAKNGWKTFINRRTAVKKINSLPEVRGNRLHDIGDVCAICYQEFTTSARITPCNHYFHALCLRKWLYIQDTCPMCHQGVYIEDDQNESTVFVNNYGNVPQHQPVVENLVVAAAGVDTDSDLDEDNDSIEYDEEEWTTQNGNAGVEDEYLDDDDTDASDE